One segment of Hymenobacter volaticus DNA contains the following:
- a CDS encoding winged helix-turn-helix transcriptional regulator yields MSLLYFVKQDLRRPSQLHRQLPDATRRVLNLQLRQLVAHELLRKQDLTQRLRHVEYDLTELGESLIPLLVSLSEWGDTHQNHLRPVIRQELALELKQAG; encoded by the coding sequence ATGAGCCTGCTCTATTTCGTTAAGCAAGACCTACGCCGACCGAGCCAGTTGCACCGACAGCTGCCCGATGCCACCCGCCGCGTACTGAACCTGCAACTCAGGCAGTTGGTCGCCCATGAACTGCTGCGGAAACAGGATTTAACGCAGCGACTTCGGCACGTCGAATATGACCTCACGGAACTGGGCGAGTCGCTGATACCCTTGCTTGTGTCCCTAAGTGAATGGGGCGATACGCACCAAAACCACTTACGGCCCGTCATCAGGCAGGAACTCGCCCTTGAGTTAAAGCAAGCTGGCTGA
- a CDS encoding SRPBCC family protein, which produces MDKPFVIEQTYQASLADVWAALTDARRLRAWYFPQVQRMEPAVGVVFEFADDGSAYQKQWRVTQVVAGQKLAHSWCYTGYPGSSEVTFELEPEGTATRLTLTHTGLASFPPDPHFARRRFETGWQHILGSQLKCFLEKPIDDPAVQT; this is translated from the coding sequence ATGGATAAGCCCTTTGTAATAGAGCAGACGTACCAGGCCTCCTTGGCCGACGTGTGGGCCGCTTTAACGGATGCGCGCCGCCTGCGCGCGTGGTATTTCCCGCAAGTGCAGCGCATGGAGCCCGCAGTGGGGGTCGTGTTCGAATTTGCCGATGACGGCTCGGCGTACCAGAAGCAGTGGCGGGTGACGCAAGTAGTCGCGGGCCAGAAGCTGGCCCACAGCTGGTGCTATACGGGGTACCCCGGTAGCTCGGAGGTCACCTTTGAGTTGGAGCCCGAAGGAACGGCCACCCGGCTCACGCTCACGCACACGGGCCTGGCCAGCTTTCCCCCCGATCCTCACTTTGCCCGCCGCCGGTTCGAGACCGGCTGGCAGCACATTTTGGGCAGCCAGTTGAAGTGCTTTCTGGAAAAACCCATCGATGACCCGGCTGTCCAGACATAA
- a CDS encoding LytR/AlgR family response regulator transcription factor, whose protein sequence is MKDKLTCCIIEDEPLAQEMLEEYIRKVAFLELKGSFVSPLEAAGYLAEDKPDLLFLDINLPDLDGLSFIPMLNPKPLIILTTAYDQYALRAYDLEVKDYLLKPFTFERFYKAVLRLYREQSPRQTLEKKIEKAETKSEPEYIFLKVGHRIQKVATRDILFVEGMKDYLRIHTREEKIMTLISFTKLEELLPTQDFVRVHRSFLVAINKIDHIEKNRIQIADQLIPISDTYAEAFYKMLKGLP, encoded by the coding sequence ATGAAAGACAAGCTCACTTGCTGCATTATTGAGGACGAGCCCCTGGCTCAGGAAATGCTGGAAGAATACATTCGGAAAGTAGCGTTTCTGGAGTTGAAAGGGTCCTTTGTGAGTCCCCTGGAGGCTGCTGGTTATTTAGCGGAAGACAAACCCGATCTGCTGTTTCTCGACATCAACCTGCCGGATCTGGACGGGCTCAGTTTTATCCCGATGCTAAACCCTAAACCCCTGATTATCCTCACCACCGCTTACGACCAGTATGCGCTGCGGGCGTACGACCTAGAGGTGAAGGACTACCTGCTGAAGCCCTTCACGTTCGAACGGTTCTACAAAGCCGTTTTGCGCCTCTACCGGGAACAAAGCCCCCGGCAAACCCTGGAAAAGAAGATAGAAAAAGCGGAAACCAAATCGGAGCCGGAGTATATTTTTCTTAAGGTGGGCCACCGCATTCAGAAAGTAGCTACCCGCGACATTCTCTTCGTGGAGGGAATGAAAGATTATTTACGGATTCATACCCGGGAAGAAAAGATTATGACGCTCATCAGCTTTACCAAACTGGAAGAGCTGCTGCCCACCCAGGATTTTGTTCGTGTGCACCGGTCCTTTCTGGTTGCCATCAACAAAATCGACCACATCGAGAAAAACCGAATTCAGATTGCCGATCAACTTATCCCCATCAGCGACACCTATGCCGAGGCTTTTTATAAAATGCTGAAGGGGTTGCCGTAA